CATTTGCAACTTTATAAATTCGGCTTCGTGTGATATTTTCGAGCGCGAGTGAATATTATCAACCAGCGTCGGCATGCCGACCGCCTATTATGCCTTTGACCCAAGCGGAAGCCATCGTTTTAAGGGACTACTCTCTTGCTGAGGCCGACCTCATCGCGACTCTGTTTACCCGTGAATTTGGAAAAATCCGTGCCGTGGCCAAATCCGCGCGTCGCCTTAAGAACAGGTTCTCGGGAAACCTTGAGCCGCTCTCTCACCTCCGAATCGAGTTCTACGAGCGCGAGAACCGCGATCTGGTCTATCTGAACCGGTGCGACCTGGAAGAGACTTTTTTTGACCTCCAGGCGGACTACGGGTTCCAGGTGGCGTGCGCCTACGTGGTGGAGATTATCGATGCCTTCCTGCCTGACCGGGAAGCGAACCCTAAGGTCTTCCGGCTGCTTCTCTCCATTCTGCAGTCGCGAAGAGAGGGGGTCGGGATTATCCCGCTCCTGGCCTACTTCAATTTCTGGATGCTTCGTCTGTCAGGACTTCTTCCCGTCCTGGATGTCTGTGTCCAATGTGGGACCCCCCTCAGTCAGCAGGGAGGCCGTCTGCTTCTCTCGGAACACAAGGTTTTTTGCCCGGACTGTAGAAGCTCCGGCGGGGCAGTGCTGACACCTGATTGCATCGCCTTGGCCCAGATTTTTGCCCGAGAATCCATTCGGCAGATCCTGGGAAGAAGGATCTTTGCGCTGGCATCGTTTGACAAGTTCAATTCAATTCTTGAACGGTTGGTTGTGGCTGCGGTGGAGAAGCCCATCAAAAGTATTGACTTATTGCATGATCTGAGAAGAAGCGCGGTGAACTCGCCGGACGCGACCGCTAGCAACATCCCCGTGCCATCATGAAGAAACTCACATTTCAAGAGATCATTTTCGAGCTGGAGAGGTTTTGGTCGCAGGAGGATTGCGTGATCCAGCAGCCGTACGATGTGGAGGTCGGGGCTGGAACGATGCATCCCGAGACCTTCTTCAGGGTGCTTGGTCCCTCCCCATATCGTGTTGCCTACGTCCAGCCCAGTCGGCGCCCTGCCGACGGCCGCTATGGGATCAACCCCAATCGCCTCGAAAAGCATTCTCAGTTCCAAGTGATTTTGAAGCCCCCGCCGGTCGACGTTCAGGATGTTTATTTGAAGAGCCTTGAAAAACTGGGGATTACCCTGCGCGAGCATGACATCAAGTTCGAAGAGGACAACTGGGAGGCGCCGACGCTGGGAGCCTGGGGGATGGGATGGCAAGTCATGCTGGACGGCCTGGAGATCACCCAATTTACCTACTTCCAGCAAAGCGGCGGGATCAATCTGAATCCCGCCTCAGTCGAACTTACCTACGGATTGGAAAGAATCGCGGCCTTTCTCATGAATGTGGATAGCGTCTTTGAAATCCAATGGGGGGCCGGAAAGACTTACGCCGACATCCGTCAAAGGGCGGAGCGTGAGTTTTCGATTTACAATTTTGAGTTGGCAGACATACCTACCCTTTACCAGATCTTCGACTCCTATGAGCGGGAAGCCAAACGATTACTTGGGCCTTCCGACCGCATTCCGAAGGGAGACATAGGAGACAGGATTCCACTTTTACAAGTATATGATTTTTGTTTGAAATGCTCGCACTTATTTAATGTTTTGGATGCAAGAGGCGCAGTGAGTGTGACTGAGCGCGTCTCCCTTATGTCCCGAGTGAGGGATCTGACCTGCCAGGTCGCCAGACTCTATTCCGAGGAGATCTCCGCTTGAACTCTGGAGCCGCTGAATTCTTGCTCGAGGTCGGTTGCGAAGAAATCCCTGCGAGATTTCTGACCGATCTGTCGCGGGAGCTCGCTCGGAAGCTCGGAGAACTCCTGGAGAAAGAGCGCATCACCGTGGGTGATGTGGGAATCCGCTCATTCTATACTCCCAGGCGGCTGGTCGTTGTGGTCCCCCAGATGGCAAAGCGACAAGCCGCACTAGAGGAGAGAGTCATCGGCCCACCCAAGAGCGTAGCGTTTGATTCGCAGGGCAGGGTCACCCAGGCGGCCGTCAGCTTTGCCAATAAAAATAGTGTAAAAGTTGAAGAGTTGGCTGTAGTCAGCACGGCCAAGGGTGATTACGTCTCGGCGAAGAGGATCCAAGGAGGGCTTGCCACCGAACAGATTTTGAAAAGCGGACTTTCGGAAACGATCTTATCCATTCCGTTGCCAAAAGCGATGTATTGGAGCGCTCCCGACGGACCGCAGTTTCTGAGGCCCATACGATGGCTCTGCTGCGTTTTTGATGGGAAGCCCCTCCGGTTCCAGATCGGGGAGGCCAAATCCAGTAACAACACCTACGGTCACCGCATCCTGCAACCCCGCCGAATCGCGATTCACAGTTTCTCAGAATATGAAGAGCATCTTTTCAAGGCAAAGGTTCTCTTGGATCCTGAAAAGAGGAGGGAGCGAATTCAAGACGGAGTGAAACGATTGGTTTCAGATATTGGTGCCAATATATTGAAGGACAATACGTTGCTTTCAACGCATGTCAACCTCAGCGAGTATCCGACCCCCTTCATGGGGGAATTTGACCCCAATTTTCTAAAGCTCCCCGCGGAAATTCTGGAAGCGGTGATGCGGGATCATCAAAAGTATTTTTGTGTCCTGAGAGCTGACACTCGCGCGGGGGAGAACGTGCTCCTTCCCCGGTTTGTGGCGGTGATCGACAATGAATCGGATCCGCACGGATATATTCGCCGGAGCCATGAGCGGGTCCTGAGGGCTCGATTCGCGGATGCCGAATTCTTCTGGGAGAGCGATCTTAAAGTAAAACTTGAAGATCGCAGCGGCATGCTGGAAAAGGTTGTGTTCCAGGAGAAACTGGGATCCTATGCCGAGAAATCCCGAAGGATTGAGGTTTTGGCGGAATGGATCGCCCAAGAGGGGGGAGTGCAAGCAGGAAGGGAGGCGCTCAGGCGTGCGGCGCACCTTTGTAAATGCGACCTCACGAGCCAGATGGTAAAGGAATTCCCCGAATTGCAAGGCATTGTCGGGGGACTGTATGCCCGAGAGCAGGGAGAACCGATCGAAGTGAGCCGCGCCATTTATGAGCATTATCAACCCGAGAACCTGGAATCGCCGGTCCCTGATAGCCTCACAGGAGCTGTGATCTCGATCGCTGACCGCATCGACACCATCGTGGGCTCGTTTACCTTGGGACATCGGCCCACCGGGAGCAAAGACCCGTTTGGACTCCGCAGACTCGCCTACGGTATAATTAAAGTAATACTTGAAAAATCAATTTTCATCGACCTGAGAAAGCTAGCATTGATATCCATAGAACTTCACCGGAAGGTGCGGGAGTTTGCACACCAGCAGGTCCTGGATGCACTCCTGGAATTCTTCCGTGATCATTCGCAGCATGTATTCCTTCAATCCGGCCAGTTGGGTGCTGGGGAGAAGATCGAGAGGGACGAAGCGGTCTCTGTGCTCTCGACGGACCATTGGGACCTTTGCGACCTGCTGGCCCGGGCCCAGGCCCTGCACGAAACCCGGAAGCGGGAAGACTTTGACTCGCTCGCCGTCAGCTTCAAGCGTATTAAGAACATCATCCGGAAGAGCGGGGTGGATTTTGAAGGCGCCGATACGGGGGTCAAGCCCGAACTCTTTGAGCACGACGAGGAAAGGGAGCTTTCCACCGCGATCCAGGACCTGAAACGGAGCCTCATCGATCTTCACGTTAGGAAAGACTATTCCGGGATCCTGGAAGTCATCGCCTCGATGCGCCCCGCCGTGGACCGCTTTTTTGAGAAGGTCCTGGTGAACGCCGAGAAACCGGCCATCCGACAGAACCGCTTCAATTTGCTGTTGAGTCTTTATCGGGAATTCATTCAGATCGCAGACTTTTCGGAGCTGCAACCTGCGACCAGTCCCCGTCTGTAATTTATCCGCAGCCCTAAACCTTTAACGATGGGAGAATTCGAAGCTATGGAAAAGTTCGTTTATTACTTTGGAAGCGGCAAGGCCGATGGAAACGGCCAAATGAAAGATCTGCTGGGAGGGAAGGGAGCAGGGCTTGCAGAAATGACCAACGCCGGCCTGCCCGTCCCGCCGGGCTTCACCATCTCGACGTCGGCATGCCGACTTTTCTATGAGAATGGAGGACGATTGACCGATGCCGTCAGCTCTGAGATTAATGCGGCCATCGAGCGACTCCAATCCACGGCGGGGAAGATGTTTGGCTCCACCGAGAAACCGCTCCTTGTTTCCGTTCGCTCCGGAGCCAAGTTTTCAATGCCCGGCATGATGGACACGGTCCTGAATCTCGGACTCAATGAGAAGACCGTGGAGGCCATGGCGCGACTGACTTCCAACGAGCGGTTCGCCTATGATGCCTATCGTCGATTCATCCAGATGTTTGGGAAGATCGTCCTGTCGGTTGATCCAATTCAGTTCGAAGAGACATTTGACCACGCCAAGAAAACAAACAAGGCGAAGCTGGACACCGATCTCGATGCCCGTGCGCTCCGGGAAGTCTGCAAGGCGTTTAAAAAAATCATCAAGCGTTCCACGGGAGAGGAATTTCCATCGGATCCGTTAAAGCAGCTTGATCTTGCCATTAAGGCGGTCTTCTCTTCCTGGAACGGAAAGCGGGCGATCGACTACCGCCGCCTGAACAAGATTCCGGATGACCTGGGGACGGCCGTCAATATCGTGACCATGGTGTTTGGAAACATGGGAATCACCTCTGGCACCGGGGTGGCTTTCACTCGAAACCCTGCCACCGGCGACAACGAGTTGTATGGCGAATACCTCCCGAACGCCCAGGGAGAAGATGTCGTGGCGGGCGTTCGTACCCCCAAGCCAATATCTCAACTAAAGGATGAAATGCCCCCGGTCTACGAGGAGTTCTCCAAACTCGCCAGGCAGTTGGAGAAGCATTACAAGGATGTTCAGGACATGGAGTTTACCATCGAGAACGGCAAGCTGTGGATGCTGCAAACGCGCAATGCAAAACGAACCGGGCCCGCGGCTGTGAAGATCGCTGTGGACATGGTCCAAGAAGGGATGATCGACCAAGAAACCGCCCTGATGCGGGTAGAGCCCAGTCAACTCGACCAGTTGCTCCATCCCATGGTGGATCCCCAGGAGAAGATCAAGGTGATTGCAACCGGTCTCCCTGCCAGCCCGGGGGCCGCCAGTGGCAGGGTCGTCTTTGATCCTGACCTGGCGGAGAAGGAGGCTTCCAAAGGTGAGAAAGTGATCCTGGTGCGCATTGAAACATCGCCGGAGGATTTTCATGGAATGGTGGTCGCCCAAGCCATCTTGACGGCTCGCGGAGGCATGACCTCCCACGCAGCCGTCGTCGCACGCGGGATGGGGAAGTGTTGTGTCGCCGGCTGTTCTGAGTTGGAAATAAAGTATGATAAGAAATTGTTTAGTGCAAATAACCTAACCATAAAGCAAGGGGACTGGATTACCTTAGACGGTACAGCGGGCCAGGTCATTCTGGGACGCCCGCGATTGATTGACCCTCAACCGGAACTTAATGTCTCCTTTGTTAAGCTCATGAACTGGGCCGATAAGATCCGAACCATGAAAGTTCGGACCAACGCCGATACGCCCCATGACGCGACGGTTGCGCGCAAGTTCGGCGCCGAAGGGATCGGTCTCTGCCGCACCGAACACATGTTTTTTGAAGGAGATCGGATCGACGCTGTCCGGCAGATGATTGTCGGAGCCGCCGATTACAAGAGGTTCCAGTTTCAAATCCAGCGGATTGAAACCGAACTCGTCAAAGTCACTTCGCAGAAGAAAATCAAGGAATTGAAGAGGGAAGTGGCGACCCTGAAGAAGCAGGTCGAGACTCCCAAGGCGCTCTACTTTGGGGCCATTAAGAAACTCCTCCCCATGCAACGCCAGGACTTCGTGGGGATCTTCCGCGCCATGGATGGCCTTCCTGTCACCATCCGCACCCTGGATCCCCCCTTGCATGAGTTCCTCCCGCACACGGAGGCCGACGTCCGGAAGCTGGCGAAGAAGCTCGGATACCCGGCCAGCGATCTAATGGCTAAATTTGCAGCCCTGCACGAGGTCAACCCGATGCTGGGACATCGGGGATGCCGGCTTGGGATTGTCTATCCCGAACTCACGGAAATGCAGGCCCGGGCGATCTTTGAAGCAGCTGCTCAGGTCCAGAAGGAAGGCATCAAGGTCATCCCGGAAGTCATGATTCCCCTGGTGGGCCACATTAATGAACTAAAACTTCAGGAAACATCTGTAAGAAAAGTAGCAGAAGAAGTTAAATCTAGACTTAAAGTATCACTAGAATATCTAGTGGGAACGATGATTGAGCTTCCACGCGCTGCTTTGACCGCCGGAGAAATCGCCTCGGTCGCCGAGTTTTTTTCCTTCGGCACAAACGACCTCACCCAGATGACTTACGGGCTGAGCCGCGATGATGCGGGCAAATTCCTCCCGTTTTATATTGACAATGGCATCCTGAAGGACGACCCCTTTCAGACACTCGATCAGGAGGGGGTGGGCCAATTAATCACCTGGGCGGTCGAGAAGGGCCGGGCGGCGCGGCCCCAGTTGAAGGTGGGCATCTGCGGAGAACATGGTGGAGATCCCCGGTCTGTCGAATTTTGTTTCCGAAACCACCTTAATTACGTGAGCTGTTCGCCGTATCGAGTTCCTATTGCGCGACTTGCAGCGGCGCAAGCGACCATCCAGGACAAGAGCGAAAGCGGCCGCACGGTTTGATCCCGCTGAGGATGCGTCTTTATTAAGTGTGATATAAGAAGCAGAAGGTTTTTTCCGCTCATAGGGTGTATGATTTAACCTCAACCTGAAGAGGGCTTGTCTCTTCCCGAGGGCAGAATCATGATATCGGACCTTGCCTTTCTCAAACGAACCATGCTGTTTGCTGATCTTCCTCCGAGAGAACTGGAGCGGGTCGCCTTTTTAATCCAGGAGCGCAAATTTTCCAAACACCAGATTGTTTTCCTTGAAGAAGAGGCCGGGAATTACATGTACATCGTCAAAAAGGGCCAGGTCAAGGTCACCAAAATGGCTGCCAATGGCAAAGAGCGGATCCTGACCATTCATAAGGAAGGCGACTCCTTTGGTGAACTTTCGCTGTTGGATAACCGGATGGTCCCTGCGTCAGTCACCGCCATGACCTCGGTCGTGATCTGGTGCATGAATAAACAGGATTTTCTGAGCGTGGTTTTGAACAACCAGAAGGTGCTGCTCAAGGTGGTCCAGGTCCTCAGCGGAGAGCTCCGGAAGGCCTGGTCCCAGATCCAGGCGCTGACGATTCTGGACGCGGACAATAGAATCAAGGCCACACTGGTAAAACTCTCCCAGGAAAACGGATTTCAAACTGAAGCCGGTGTCCAGCTCAGGTATCGCCTGACTCACCAGGAAATTGGAGATATGGCCGCGACTTCCCGTGAGACCGTTACTCGTTTCCTGACTGTCTGTCAAAAACGTAAAGTTCTCAGCTTCTCGGAAAGCAATTCCATCATACTGCATCCCGGCTTCTTCGGGAGACCAACCAAGGATGTCCGTTCACAAGTAAAGAGCTAGCAATAGCATACCACAGCCATTCTAAACAAATAGTCTAAAAGCGCAGCGAACTCTGAGCAGCCACATTCTTCCAAAAAAGAAGGGTTTATGTGAATAACCTGTGAAAATGTGCAAACCTTCCCACCCTGTATTTTACATAATATATGTTATCGGTCATTGATGGTCAATAAATCTGATTGAATCCAGGGACCAGCCCGACTCCCCCCTTCTTTGCATCTTGGGACTCTTCGAACCGGATGCCTCACCTCCTGGCGCACCCGGAGGTTGGGACAATCGTGCTGGATGAAATCGCGGGGAATGAGGATCGAGTAATGGCGCCACGGAGACTTTTAGCGTGACGCCGCCAAAAGCCCTAAGTTATCATCCGAAGGTGTTACGCCCTCTGGATCTGCAGATCATCGAGGTGAGCTATGCAAAGATGTCGGAATAGGGCCATTCGGGAGCCAGCCCTTCTAGCATTCATACTTTTTTTCTTTTTCTGCATCGTGCCGTCGGTGGGCTGGGTGGCAGCTTCTTTTTGCCAGTCAGGGGCATCCTCCTCTCATTCTAAGGGTTCAGGCCGGAGTGACTTGGATCCCAGGACAGCCTCCCTTCCACAAGTTCGAGAACCGCAGGAGCCACGGCCTTCAGAGCAGGAAATAGAAATGGAACGCAAGCGGGAAATTGCGAGGAAGAAGCAGAATTACGAGGACACCAAGAAATTGGCGGACCAGCTATTGAAGACGGTCCAGGATCTAAAGAGCTCGATCGATAAGGCCGGGGAAAACACGCTGCCTTTGGATGCTGTGAAGAAAACAGATGAAATCGAATCCCTTGCGAAGAAGATCAAATCGAAGCTGAAGGGTGTCGGGTAAGAGCGGCCTTGACGGTGTGTGAGGGGAAGAAATCAGGCTCCGGGGTGGCCCGGTTTGGGTCTTTCGTAACTGCATATCAACTGGGTCCGGCTGGCATGGCGCTCCATAGCCAGTTGAAGCAGACGGTCGATCAGTTCGGTATAGGAGATTCCGCTGGCCTCCCAGAGTTTTGGATACATGCTGATCTTGGTAAATCCCGGGATCGTGTTGATCTCATTGACATAGACCTTACCAGAAGGCCTTTCGACGAAGAAGTCGACTCTTGCCATCCCGGTACAGTCGATGGCGGTATAAGCGGCGACTGCTAACTTCCTGACCCGCTTGAGTTGGGCCTTCGTGAGCTTTGCCGGGATGATCAGCCGTGAGCCTTCATCGATGTATTTCGCCTCATAATCATAAAATTCGTGGACCGAAATCACCTCCCCGGGGACCGAGGCCAAGGGGGCTTGGTTGCCCAGAACGGAGCATTCAATCTCTCGGCCAACAATTCCCTGCTCCACGAGCACCTTTTCATCATACCGGAGCGCATCCGCAAAGGCTCGCTCCAGTTCTCTGACGGAATGGACCTTGTGAATCCCCACCGACGAACCGGAGTTTGCCGGTTTGACAAAGCATGGGAAGCCAATTTTTGAGGCGATGCTTTGTTTGCAGGCGGCACGACGTGAACTGAGTTCCTCTTTCCTGAAGACCAGAAATTTCGGAATCGGGAGCCCCGCATCCCTGAACAGCCGCTTCATGACATCCTTGTCCATGCCCACGGCGGAGGCCAGGACTCCTCCGCCCACATAAGGGATTCCCGCCAACTCCAACAGCCCTTGAATCGTCCCGTCTTCGCCGAAGCGGCCGTGCAGAACAGGAAAAACCACATCGATTGCATTGCTTTCGAGGGGGCCCCGGGAGGGACGATGTGCCAGGGATGCAGTTGACCCGCCCTGACTTTCCGAGGGCGCGGGCATTGGGAGGATCTCTTTCACTTGCGGATCCGGGGGGATCAGAATGGGCCGGCCTGCCTCGATGACCTCTTGCGGGATCAGTTTCTTGGCGCCCTCTCCCAAGACCCATCGTCCGGTCTTGGTAATCCCAATAGGCACAATCTCATATTTGTCCCTGTCGATGGACGCAATGATGGATGCCGCAGAGGAGAGAGAGACCTCGTGCTCCGATGACTTGCCCCCAAAAATGACTCCAACCCGGATCTTCTTTGCCATGCGTTAGACCTTCTGGCACCTACACATTCAAAATTTGTAAGAGCGTTTCGAACCCTTATCGTCTCAGGGATAGTTCCTTTGAATCGTTCTCGGGAAAGGGATCGCCTCCCGCAGATGTTCAATTCCACAGATCCAGGCGACACATCGTTCAATCCCCATTCCAAATCCGCCATGGGGGACGCTGCCATACTTTCGCAGATCCAGGTACCAGGTGAATGCTTCTGGCGGCAAATTGTGCTCCTGAATTCGCTTGACCAGGCCTTCATAGCTTGAGAGGCGCTCCCCTCCCCCGATGATCTCGCCGTACCCTTCCGGTGCCAGCACATCAACGCAGCAGGCCAATTCTGGCCGGTGAGGATCGGGTTCCATGTAGAACGCCTTCACCTGGCTCGGGTAATGATGCACCAGGACCGGACGGTCAAAATTCTCTGAGATCAGGGTCTCGTCCGGTGCCCCGAAGTCCCCTCCCCACTCAAATGCGGTGCCCTTTTCCTTGAGCAACTTCACCGCATCGTCGTAATGCAACCGGGGAAAGGGTTTCTGCACTCTTTCAAGGGGGGCCATATCGCGTTCCAGCGCCTTTAACTCAGCCCGGCGGTTGGTGATGACTCGCCCGACAATCGAGCAGATGAAATCTTCGGCCAAATTCATGACGTCTTCCAGGCGCGCATAGCTCATCTCGGGTTCGACCATCCAGAATTCAGTCAGGTGCCGCCGGGTCTTGGATTTCTCAGCCCGAAACGTTGGCCCAAAGCAGTAGGTCTTCCCAAAGGCAGCCGCTGTTGCTTCGTTGTAAAGCTGTCCCGACTGCGTCAAAAAGGCCTTCTGCCCGAAATAATCCACCTCGAATAATGTGGTTGTCCCTTCACAGGCCGCCGGTGTAAACACAGGAGTGTCCACCAAGGTAAAGTCGTGGGAGTCGAAGTAATCGCGAACCGCGCGGATCACCTCGTGACGCACCTTCAGGATGGCATGTTGGCGCAAGGAGCGGAGCCACAGGTGCCGTCGATCCAATAGAAATTCGATACCGTGCTCTTTGGGAGTGATCGGGTAGGGATCGTTGGGTGAAACCGTTTGCACAGGTTCGAGGTGGGTCACACTGATTTCAAAGCCGCCTGGCGCGCGCTTTTCTTCCCGGATCGTTCCTTGAATAATGACTGAGGATTCCTGACTCAGGTTCTTGGCAATTTGAAAAACTTCGGGGGAGACCTCTTTCGCGGAAACGACGCCCTGGATGATCCCTGTGCCGTCCCGGAACTGAGGGAACAACAGCTTCCCGCTTTCCCGCAGGTTGTACAACCATCCCTTGAGTTCCACCGTCTCCCCGACGTGCCGGGCAATCTTCTCGATGGTCGCAGAAACCACGCCAACCTCCTTGTCAGTGCGACTCCTCAGCGCTGCCAGCCGCACGTGCTCACATCACCAACAGGAAAGGCGGTAATCTAGCAGAACCTCCCGCCTTTGCATAGAACCTTGCGCCGAGAACCACCGGCATGCTCCTACTGACTCCCGCCACCCGAGACATCGCGACCGTGAACCCGATTAATTCCGACTCCCTGGAAGTGAGCTCAATATCCCATGGCCTTGCCACTCCGCCGGGGATCAGCGGCCCCCATTCGAACTCCAGTCTTGGGATCAACCAGGATCGCTTGAGCGTCCCCTAAGAACTGGTTGCCCCACAACGGGGAGACCATGAGTTTGAGTTGATACCCCTCAGTGCGAAGAATGGTCAAGGTATCTGCCGAAAAGCCCACGGGCTCGACCTGTAATTCATCAGGCATCCATTGATGGTGAATGCGCGGTGCGTCCACCGCCTCTTGAATGTTCATCCCAAAATCGATGACGTTGATGATGGTTTGAAGCACCGTATTAATGATGGTGGGCCCTCCGGGACTCCCTGTCACCATGAATAACTTCCCGTCTTTGAGCACCACAGTGGGCGTCATCGCCGACAGGGGACGCTTGCGCGGCTGAATCGAATTGCTTGGAGACTGGATCAGTCCGAACATATTGGGGGTTCCGGGCTTGCTTGTGAAATCATCCATCTCATCATTTAAGAGGAAACCGAGACCCTTCACCGTCACCCCGCTTCCGTAACCCGCGTTCAAGGTATAGGTATTTGCCACGGCATTTCCCCACTGGTCGACAATGGAGTAATGCGTGGTCTCGGTGCCTTCGTACGCAAAGGGATTGGGATTGTGGACGGCCGCGCTCGCGGTGGCTTCGGTCGGATTAATTTCCCGCGCCAAGGTATCGGAATACTCTTTGGAGATGAGACCCGCGACCGGGACCTTTACAAAATCGGCGTCGCCCATGAATTGCGCACGGTCCGCAAAGGCGCGGCGCATGCTCTCGGCTTCGAGGTGGAGGGCAGCGGCCGACAGGGCCCCCATCGACTTGAGATCAAAATGTTCCAGGGTATTCAGAATTTCGATGAGGGCCGTACCGCCGGAGCTGGGAGGCGGCGCAGAAATGATTTCATATCCCCGGTAAGTTCCCCTTACGGGAGCCCGCAGTTTAGCTGAATACTCCTTGAGATCCTTCTCGGTGATAAGTCCCCCGTGCGCCGCCATATCCGCGGCCATCTTCCTCGCTGTCTCCCCCTCGTAAAATTCCCTCGGCCCCTTCGCGGCGATTCGTTCCAGCGTATCGGCCAGTTCCGGCTGCTTGAAGATTTCTCCCTCCTCATAGAATCTTCCGTCCCTCAGAAAGATCCGCTTTGATTCCGGAAATTGAGCAAGAAGTTTTGCCGCATTGCGGAGGGATTGACTGAAGGGGTAGCTGACACTGAACCCGTCCCGGGCGAGATGGATCGAAGGCTGGATGACGTCCGACCATTTCAGAGTGCCGTATTTCTGGAGGGCGAGATATAAACCGGCCACGGTTCCAGGAACACCCACTGCCCGGTATCCCACGATGCTGGCGTCCTTGACGAGATTTCCGTCGGAGTCCTGATACATGTTCGGCATCGCCTTGCCGGGCGCCATCTCCCGGTAGTCCACGAAATCCGTCTCTCCGTTATTCAACCGGATGAGCATGAATCCCCCACCGCCAATGTTGCCGGCAAAGGGATGGGTCACCGCCAGGGCGAACCCGACCGCCACGGCCGCGTCAACGGCATTACCGCCCCGCTCCAAGATTTCAAGCCCCACTTTCGAGGCCTTGGCCTCGGAACTGACAACCATTCCCCGGGGGCCCCGAACCGGCGCATGTGACGCCGCAAATGGGCATGGGTTCCAACAAGAAAGGGTGAGGCCTAGAACCAAACCGATTCGAAAAATAGTGCCTTTGCGAGAGCTCATGAGTTGACCTCTCTCAAGCTATGAAGTGCCGCCCGGACCCCGCGCATCCAATCGTGATTTAGGCTGCAGATTGACCGACGGAAGTTTGGTCAGCCGGGGGGATTTCCGAAAACCAGGACCCCATGATCAGGATCGCTCGCTGATGATCACCATCCGGCGGCTGGAGATGGAAAAAGGAGAGCAGTCCCGACCGCCATAGGTGGAAACAATCTTCATGCCGACCGATTCGATGAGCTCTTCCAACTCTGAGAGTGAGTACACTCGCAGATCGAAGCTGAACTCCCGGTGAACTCCCCTGTCGATCACGATCCGGCGCCCGTGGACGCGACTGGTCCGAGCGTTATAACTGACGTCATCCAGATACAA
The window above is part of the Terriglobia bacterium genome. Proteins encoded here:
- the recO gene encoding DNA repair protein RecO, with translation MPLTQAEAIVLRDYSLAEADLIATLFTREFGKIRAVAKSARRLKNRFSGNLEPLSHLRIEFYERENRDLVYLNRCDLEETFFDLQADYGFQVACAYVVEIIDAFLPDREANPKVFRLLLSILQSRREGVGIIPLLAYFNFWMLRLSGLLPVLDVCVQCGTPLSQQGGRLLLSEHKVFCPDCRSSGGAVLTPDCIALAQIFARESIRQILGRRIFALASFDKFNSILERLVVAAVEKPIKSIDLLHDLRRSAVNSPDATASNIPVPS
- a CDS encoding glycine--tRNA ligase subunit alpha, which translates into the protein MKKLTFQEIIFELERFWSQEDCVIQQPYDVEVGAGTMHPETFFRVLGPSPYRVAYVQPSRRPADGRYGINPNRLEKHSQFQVILKPPPVDVQDVYLKSLEKLGITLREHDIKFEEDNWEAPTLGAWGMGWQVMLDGLEITQFTYFQQSGGINLNPASVELTYGLERIAAFLMNVDSVFEIQWGAGKTYADIRQRAEREFSIYNFELADIPTLYQIFDSYEREAKRLLGPSDRIPKGDIGDRIPLLQVYDFCLKCSHLFNVLDARGAVSVTERVSLMSRVRDLTCQVARLYSEEISA
- the glyS gene encoding glycine--tRNA ligase subunit beta, coding for MNSGAAEFLLEVGCEEIPARFLTDLSRELARKLGELLEKERITVGDVGIRSFYTPRRLVVVVPQMAKRQAALEERVIGPPKSVAFDSQGRVTQAAVSFANKNSVKVEELAVVSTAKGDYVSAKRIQGGLATEQILKSGLSETILSIPLPKAMYWSAPDGPQFLRPIRWLCCVFDGKPLRFQIGEAKSSNNTYGHRILQPRRIAIHSFSEYEEHLFKAKVLLDPEKRRERIQDGVKRLVSDIGANILKDNTLLSTHVNLSEYPTPFMGEFDPNFLKLPAEILEAVMRDHQKYFCVLRADTRAGENVLLPRFVAVIDNESDPHGYIRRSHERVLRARFADAEFFWESDLKVKLEDRSGMLEKVVFQEKLGSYAEKSRRIEVLAEWIAQEGGVQAGREALRRAAHLCKCDLTSQMVKEFPELQGIVGGLYAREQGEPIEVSRAIYEHYQPENLESPVPDSLTGAVISIADRIDTIVGSFTLGHRPTGSKDPFGLRRLAYGIIKVILEKSIFIDLRKLALISIELHRKVREFAHQQVLDALLEFFRDHSQHVFLQSGQLGAGEKIERDEAVSVLSTDHWDLCDLLARAQALHETRKREDFDSLAVSFKRIKNIIRKSGVDFEGADTGVKPELFEHDEERELSTAIQDLKRSLIDLHVRKDYSGILEVIASMRPAVDRFFEKVLVNAEKPAIRQNRFNLLLSLYREFIQIADFSELQPATSPRL
- the ppdK gene encoding pyruvate, phosphate dikinase, whose translation is MEKFVYYFGSGKADGNGQMKDLLGGKGAGLAEMTNAGLPVPPGFTISTSACRLFYENGGRLTDAVSSEINAAIERLQSTAGKMFGSTEKPLLVSVRSGAKFSMPGMMDTVLNLGLNEKTVEAMARLTSNERFAYDAYRRFIQMFGKIVLSVDPIQFEETFDHAKKTNKAKLDTDLDARALREVCKAFKKIIKRSTGEEFPSDPLKQLDLAIKAVFSSWNGKRAIDYRRLNKIPDDLGTAVNIVTMVFGNMGITSGTGVAFTRNPATGDNELYGEYLPNAQGEDVVAGVRTPKPISQLKDEMPPVYEEFSKLARQLEKHYKDVQDMEFTIENGKLWMLQTRNAKRTGPAAVKIAVDMVQEGMIDQETALMRVEPSQLDQLLHPMVDPQEKIKVIATGLPASPGAASGRVVFDPDLAEKEASKGEKVILVRIETSPEDFHGMVVAQAILTARGGMTSHAAVVARGMGKCCVAGCSELEIKYDKKLFSANNLTIKQGDWITLDGTAGQVILGRPRLIDPQPELNVSFVKLMNWADKIRTMKVRTNADTPHDATVARKFGAEGIGLCRTEHMFFEGDRIDAVRQMIVGAADYKRFQFQIQRIETELVKVTSQKKIKELKREVATLKKQVETPKALYFGAIKKLLPMQRQDFVGIFRAMDGLPVTIRTLDPPLHEFLPHTEADVRKLAKKLGYPASDLMAKFAALHEVNPMLGHRGCRLGIVYPELTEMQARAIFEAAAQVQKEGIKVIPEVMIPLVGHINELKLQETSVRKVAEEVKSRLKVSLEYLVGTMIELPRAALTAGEIASVAEFFSFGTNDLTQMTYGLSRDDAGKFLPFYIDNGILKDDPFQTLDQEGVGQLITWAVEKGRAARPQLKVGICGEHGGDPRSVEFCFRNHLNYVSCSPYRVPIARLAAAQATIQDKSESGRTV
- a CDS encoding Crp/Fnr family transcriptional regulator, translated to MISDLAFLKRTMLFADLPPRELERVAFLIQERKFSKHQIVFLEEEAGNYMYIVKKGQVKVTKMAANGKERILTIHKEGDSFGELSLLDNRMVPASVTAMTSVVIWCMNKQDFLSVVLNNQKVLLKVVQVLSGELRKAWSQIQALTILDADNRIKATLVKLSQENGFQTEAGVQLRYRLTHQEIGDMAATSRETVTRFLTVCQKRKVLSFSESNSIILHPGFFGRPTKDVRSQVKS